One part of the Glycine soja cultivar W05 chromosome 11, ASM419377v2, whole genome shotgun sequence genome encodes these proteins:
- the LOC114377222 gene encoding transcription factor TGA9-like: MASQRIGETGLSESGPSSHHVPYGVLHGINTSSSALINQGSAFDFGELEEAIVLQGIKIRNDEAKASALFTGRPSATLEMFPSWPMRFQQTSRGGSKSGEESSAIHQNNGR, encoded by the exons ATGGCGAGCCAAAGAATAGGAGAAACGGGTTTGTCTGAGTCAGGACCTTCAAGTCACCATGTCCCTTATGGAGTTCTTCATGGGATTAATACTTCATCATCAGCCCTAAT CAATCAAGGGTCTGCTTTTGATTTTGGAGAGCTGGAAGAGGCTATTGTTCTGCAAGGAATTAAGATAAGAAATGATGAAGCCAAAGCAT CAGCTTTATTCACAGGCAGGCCTTCAGCCACACTGGAAATGTTCCCTTCATGGCCAATGAGATTCCAGCAAACCTCAAGA GGAGGTTCAAAGTCAGGAGAGGAAAGCAGTGCAATACACCAAAACAATGGCAGATAA